One genomic window of Melitaea cinxia chromosome 10, ilMelCinx1.1, whole genome shotgun sequence includes the following:
- the LOC123657226 gene encoding uncharacterized protein LOC123657226: MKIDTERVIIEVHLRPVLWDKRNELYKNRDAREAAWRDILKELAPNYENLSEEERKEADKKIQQRWRTARDTYQKDKISEKNQPSGSGSKKKKKKYSYYDILTFLDSTTETAGEESLCEEMSEQSNLETPNESTQPDTSRQESSHPTSKQKQVKSKKQAPSEFEAQLLECLKSNQLELESEDLAFFQSLQPSLKRFTRYQKLMFRTKVLNIVMEMESQTQPAYYSPIPTTSSSAFTELDSLSPINQDYQTNSIIQDTSSLNDNAISSAAVNDNETLISTESGLFNITSYDVIYTPATTSSTGESNVNAQDTNLQRNE; this comes from the exons ATGAAAATCGATACAGAACGAGTAATCATTGAAGTTCATCTGCGGCCCGTTTTGTGGGATAAACGCAATGAATTATACAAAAACAGGGACGCGAGGGAGGCTGCATGGAGAGATATTTTGAAGGAATTGGCACCTAACTACGAAAATTTGAGCGAAGAGGAAAGAAAAGAGGCGG ACAAGAAAATACAACAACGCTGGCGAACAGCAAGGGACACTTACCAGAAAGACAAGATATCTGAAAAAAATCAGCCATCCGGCTCTGGGagtaagaagaagaagaagaaatattctTACTATGACATTTTGACTTTCTTAGACAGTACAACGGAAACTGCTGGAGAAGAGTCACTCTGTGAAGAAATGTCTGAACAAAGTAATTTAGAAACACCTAATGAGTCCACGCAACCAGATACTTCACGTCAAGAAAGTTCTCACCCAacatcaaaacaaaaacaagtaaaatcTAAAAAGCAAGCACCATCTGAATTTGAGGCACAGTTATTAGAATGCTTAAAGTCTAATCAACTGGAGCTAGAAAGTGAGGATTTGGCTTTCTTTCAGTCTCTGCAGCCTTCATTAAAAAGATTCACTAGATATCAAAAACTAATGTTCAGAACAAAAGTGTTAAATATAGTTATGGAAATGGAAAGTCAAACACAACCTGCATACTACAGTCCCATACCTACAACAAGTTCTAGTGCTTTTACTGAGCTTGACAGTTTGTCACCGATAAATCAAGATTACCAAACCAATAGTATAATCCAGGATACTTCGAGTCTTAACGACAATGCTATTAGTTCTGCTGCAGTGAATGACAATGAAACTCTTATTTCGACTGAAAGCGGCCTGTTTAATATCACGTCTTATGACGTAATTTATACCCCAGCAACAACATCATCTACAGGCGAAAGTAATGTCAACGCTCAGGATACAAATTTACAAAGAAATGAATga
- the LOC123657225 gene encoding protein ANTAGONIST OF LIKE HETEROCHROMATIN PROTEIN 1-like, which yields MINVRRICVAYILYKRRNKKTRVHVDPFLENRLLAGAFVTRFGKLQNNERKFKNYFRMSIRSFDELLCKIENKLQKSSLRRITIQPIERLAITLRYLATGNTFTDLHYSYVIGIATISEIVRQVCYIIWIELKSECIPQLNGIKWKEIAEGFLTYTNFPNCLGAIDGKHIRVIRPPHSGSLYFNYKKYYSVVLLAMCDADYNFTYINVGTSGSNADSTIFRRSQLYTKLESNTLGIPDPQELPIICPEVAYPSSVRAKLPFVIVGDKAFGLSSHVMRPYARDNLPYKKKIFNYRLSRARRYIECTFGIMSNKFRIFHRSMNVKLDLAQLIVKTACVLHNFIRKRDGYKVSHTFVTNGFTGPLPRQQTESSNTSASNIRDIFADYFINEGKVSWQHRYIIN from the exons ATGATCAATGTCAGAAGAATATGTGTCGCTTACATACTTTACAAACGACGAAACAAGAAGACAAGAGTACATGTTGATCCCTTTCTTGAAAATAGGCTTCTTGCTGGGGCGTTTGTTACACGCTTTGgaaaactacaaaataatgaacgtaaatttaaaaattactttcgaaTGTCCATTCGTTCTTTTGATGAACTGTTGTGTAAAATTGAGAATAAGCTACAAAAAAGCAGTTTACGAAGGATTACAATACAACCGATTGAGAGGCTCGCTATTACATTAag aTATTTGGCAACTGGTAATACATTCACTGATCTACACTATTCCTATGTGATTGGAATTGCAACAATTAGCGAAATAGTAAGACAAGTTTGTTACATAATATGGATTGAACTAAAGTCTGAATGTATTCCACAGCTTAATGGGATCAAATGGAAAGAAATCGCAGAGGGATTTCTCACATATACAAATTTTCCTAATTGCTTGGGTGCAATTGATGGAAAACATATAAGAGTGATTCGGCCGCCGCACAGTGGAtcactatattttaattataagaaatattattctGTAGTGCTCCTCGCAATGTGTGATGctgattataattttacatatattaatgtCGGTACCAGTGGAAGCAACGCCGATTCAACCATCTTTAGAAGGAGTCAATTGTATACGAAACTGGAAAGTAACACGTTGGGTATCCCTGACCCGCAAGAGTTGCCTATTATTTGCCCCGAAGTAGCTTATCCATCTAGTGTAAGAGCAAAGTTGCCGTTCGTGATAGTGGGAGACAAGGCATTTGGTTTATCATCACATGTGATGCGGCCTTATGCTCGTGATAATTTAccttacaaaaagaaaatatttaattaccgtCTGTCCAGAGCTAGAAGGTACATAGAATGCACTTTTGGAattatgtcaaataaatttagaatatttcaCAGATCCATGAATGTCAAGTTAGATCTAGCACAATTAATAGTCAAGACGGCATGTGTACTTCACAATTTCATAAGGAAACGGGATGGCTACAAGGTCAGCCATACATTTGTCACAAATGGTTTTACGGGACCACTACCCAGGCAGCAGACTGAAAGTAGTAATACGTCGGCAAGTAATATCAGAGATATATTTGCAGATTACTTTATCAATGAAGGAAAAGTCTCCTGGCAACAccgatatataattaattaa
- the LOC123657450 gene encoding zinc finger protein 41-like: MCDMQKMPTRDDASCEEDSEMNFAAFSAVGTAGTHFVTTGGQLPVAKLQQSVSNNGSLSQVVGMVGGVNMGDGVQYVRAIDSSSLQATPQVISVPVSLPGAMPGDPPATVQIQVLSPNLTLQQQQPKYQMQIPIQGFQQGGAVLTVAYSPDSNETGGIQLVGNTLPEGLQVLAALPQEMQLVRPQQTQDNKDQVQQNIQHQVFITPNNQIIINGPDTKPLNNNTSANNNNNNDITNIVIKEECDENNDDESSQGTEANENIQWQMSSSHQDLVKYLNGLPPQQTQALPVSLQQFLRLNPTEIKKTVTPDVEMTNTDEDKKDTITEAVLDEDGTIRIQNKKKKKYKKKPSKPARPKPGQVMIATTADGTPIYCCPECNMAYPDKGQLEMHLSVHKIERRFICGICGAGLKRKEHLERHKLGHNPERPYVCGACGKGFKRREHLNLHAVIHSGVKTELCGQCGKGFYRKDHLRKHTRSHETKRAKDEANNEAMDVKNSIPSTNTISNTTNALLPEITIHVPTSSNMAMPVQINIPQHVMSSLAAAQAAHD, from the exons CGAGGAAGATTCAGAGATGAATTTTGCTGCATTCTCAGCAGTGGGTACTGCTGGGACACACTTTGTGACGACGGGTGGCCAGCTGCCTGTCGCAAAGTTGCAGCAAAGCGTTTCCAATAATGGTTCACTGTCTCag GTGGTGGGTATGGTAGGTGGCGTGAATATGGGCGACGGTGTCCAGTACGTGCGAGCGATCGATAGTAGCTCGCTACAAGCCACGCCTCAGGTGATCTCCGTGCCCGTCTCGTTGCCGGGTGCCATGCCGG GTGACCCACCAGCAACGGTGCAGATACAGGTTCTTAGTCCGAACCTGACGCTCCAGCAGCAACAACCGAAATATCAGATGCAAATACCCATTCAAGGATTTCAACAAG GCGGAGCCGTTCTAACAGTAGCTTATTCTCCGGACTCCAACGAAACTGGTGGAATACAACTTGTAGGAAACACATTACCTGAAG GTCTTCAAGTGTTAGCAGCCTTGCCTCAAGAGATGCAGCTAGTACGTCCTCAACAAACTCAGGACAATAAGGATCAAGTGCAACAGAATATACAGCATCAg GTGTTCATAACGCCGAACAATCAGATAATCATCAACGGCCCGGACACTAAGCCGTTGAACAACAACACGAGCgccaacaacaacaacaacaatgaCATCACGAACATCGTTATTAAGGAGGAATGCGATGAGAACAACGATGAT gaAAGTTCTCAAGGAACAGAGGCGAATGAGAATATACAATGGCAAATGTCGAGTTCGCATCAGGACCTCGTAAAGTATCTCAACGGATTACCACCGCAG CAAACACAAGCTTTACCAGTCTCTCTACAACAGTTCCTCCGACTAAATCCCACTGAGATTAAGAAGACAGTAACTCCAGATGTGGAGATGACAAATACTGATGAGGACAAAAAGGATACTATCACTGAAGCTGTTTTGGACGAAG atGGAACAATCCGAATTCAGaacaagaaaaagaagaaatacaAGAAGAAGCCCTCAAAGCCAGCTCGTCCGAAGCCGGGGCAAGTGATGATAGCCACAACAGCCGACGGCACCCCTATCTACTGCTGCCCCGAATGCAATATGGCCTACCCGGACAAAGGACAGCTGGAGATGCACCTCTCGGTTCACAAGATTGAGAGGAGATTTATATGTGGAATTTGCGGGGCCGG TTTGAAACGCAAGGAACACTTGGAACGTCACAAGCTGGGCCACAACCCCGAGCGGCCCTACGTGTGCGGCGCGTGCGGGAAGGGCTTCAAGCGGCGCGAGCACCTCAACCTGCACGCCGTCATACACTCGGGCGTCAAGACCGAGCTCTGCGGCCAGTGCGGCAAGG GTTTCTACCGTAAGGACCATCTCCGTAAACACACGCGGTCTCACGAGACGAAGCGTGCGAAAGACGAGGCAAATAACGAGGCGATGGACGTGAAGAACTCAATTCCTTCAACCAACAC CATCTCGAATACCACCAACGCTTTATTGCCAGAGATTACGATTCAT GTACCGACTAGTTCGAACATGGCGATGCCGGTGCAGATCAACATCCCGCAGCACGTGATGTCGtcgctggccgccgcgcaggCCGCCCACGAC